TTTTCTTGTCGTATTCAAACAAAATACGATCATTCATGGCAGTATTGTAATATCATAGGTGTTCCGTTCGAATATAATGATGAGGGTGAGGTAATACGGTTTACGGGTTTTAGACAAAATATTTCGAAGTTACACAATTTAAATGAAGAGCTAAGGGAACGGAATTATAAAATGGAACTTACGTTTAAAACAGTCGGGATGTCTTATTGGGATTTTGATGTAGAAAGTGTCCAATTCCGAGCTTTTAACGATCCGGTAAACGATTTTCATCCAGATAAACCGATATTGCCGGAAGACTATCTGAATGCGGCTCATCCAGATGATACTGATGCTGTACGGGATAATATAGAGTGCATGACTCAAGGAAAGATTAAGGATTTTAGTTTTCAATACCGTTCGAGGACTAAGTGGAACCAAGATTGGCAAACGCTTATCATTACGGGAATTCCGGTTGAAAGGAATAAAAAAGGCCAAATAATTCGATATACAGGCATAGCATTTAATAATACAAAATGGGAAAAAATGGCTCAGGAGTTGAAAGATCTTAAAGAAAAGGCAGAACTTTCAGATCGGCTTAAATCGGCATTCCTTGCGAATATGAGTCATGAGATACGTACGCCGTTAAATGCTATTGTCGGTTTTTCAGAATTAATGGTTAATTGTGACAATCAGGCCGAAAAGGATGAATATATGAGTATTATTGAGTCGAATAATGAGCTCTTATTACGTTTGATAAATGATATTCTCGATCTTTCGAAAATAGAATCGGGAATACTTGAAAGAAAAAGGGAAAGATTCGATTTGTCGAAAGTATGTAATGAATTATATACAATGATATTGCCGAAAATTACAAATCCTAATGTAAGAGTAGAAGTGAATGATAATTACTCCGATTGTTGGGTATTTCTTGACAGAAGCCGGCTTAAGCAAGTTTGGATGAATTATCTTATCAATGCGGTGAAATGTACACATTCTGGTTATATAAAATTAGGGTATTGGGAAGAGGATAACGGTATTCGGATTTTTGTTGAAGATTCGGGAACTGGTATTCCGGATGAATTGCAGGAAAGAGTATTCGGGAGATTTCAAAAACTCAATGATTTCGCACAGGGAACCGGTCTCGGATTAGCTATAACAAAAGCAATTGTTGAGGCAGCCGGAGGAAAAGTCGGCTTTACTTCAACTTTTGGTGTCGGGTCTACTTTCTGGGCATGGTTACCTTGCGAAGTAAAATTTACGAATAATATTGAAAATAGTGAAACGAAGAATCTGAGAAAAGATTCCTTCTTTACCGATACTGCTCCGAAAAATCTAAAAATTTTAGTTGCCGAAGATAATGAAAGTAATTATTTATTGGTAAAACGTATTTTAAAAGATTACGATCTCACCCATGTCGTAAATGGTATAGAGGCTATTCGGAAAGTTCTTGATGAAAAATTCGATCTTGTAATAATGGATTTGAAAATGCCTATCATGGGAGGGTTGGAGGCTACTCGTAAAATACGAGAGTTTAATCCCCGTATTCCTATCGTAGCACTTACGGCGAATGCATTCGAATCGGATAGAGTAGATGCAATGGAAGCTGGTTGTAATGCATTTCTGACTAAGCCGGTGAAAAAGGAACAATTACTTGAATTATTTTCTTGAAAAAAAATCCACTGTAAATCTTTTCTAAAGATTTTTTATGATAGGTGTCTGTAAAGTGCCTCCAAAAGTCTTATCAAAACTAATGGAGTGCACTTTTTATTTTATTCAAAAGATATTCTGAAAAATGATATTTTATTTTGTAATCGGTTGCGGAGTATCAGATGTATCTTTAGCATTTTTTTCCGAATCTCCTTTATTTAAGTAAATAGTTTGTGTGGGGAATGCGAAATTAAGTCCTGCATCGTTAAAAGATTCAAGAATGGCCATATTCATATCCGAGGACACTTTTAATATATCGCCTCCCTTTATGATATAATAATAATAAGTGATGACTAAGGCCGAGTCGGTATAATCGGTAAAATTAGGCGTGATATCCGAGGGATTGGTCGATACATTATCCACTTTTTGAGGTAGAGCCTTTAAAATATTTAAAGCCTTTTTCATTTTCTCGGGAGGTGTATCATATGTCAATCCGAGTTTTACAGTTATCCTACGCATGGGCTCGGAAGAAATGTTGATGATAGAAGCATCGGTAATTTTATAATTCGGTAAAGTCGTGATGCGCCTGTCGTAACCTAATATTTTTGTGCTACGGACGCCTACATCGACAACGGTTCCTTCGAGATTGTCTACCCGAATCGTATCTCCTATGCTGAAAGGTTTGTCGGTAAAGATGGTAAAAGCTCCAAAAATATTTTTAACCGTATCCTGTGCAGCTAAAGCAAATGCAATACCGCCGATACCCAGCGTGCCTAATAATGCACTGATATTTACACCCACATTACTGAGAGCCATTACAATACCGATGATCCAGACGATTACCAGAATCGTTCTTTTGACGACTGGCATCATTTTGTTGGTATTTCCGTCAGATCTGCGTCCCCAATATTCTTGTAATAATCCCCCGAATAATCGGGCGAAAAACCAGGTAATATTCAGTACGATCAATATTCGATAAGAATTATCGACGATTTTTACAAAATTGTCGGGATAAACCAGTTTATGAATAGCAATCCAGATACCTAATAACAAGATCGCGAATTTGATAGGTGGCACGATAGAATAAAAAACGATATCGTCCAAATGATTTGAAGTACGGCTGATAAATGGTGTAATAACTTTCTTACTGAATAATGTCAGTAATTTTACAATGACAATTGCTCCTAAAATAAAAAGAAATGAAATTCCCCAGGTTGCTAAGGAATTCCCCAGTATCTCCTTTTCTAACATATTTCCGGTATTTTTTATTTTTTCTATTATAAAACCTGAAATACGGGTTTTGTTTAGCGATTAACATTAGAAAAGAATATGAGATATTATTTTTCTTTGTATGGGTTAATATGTCTATTTTATTTTATGAGGGTAGTAAGTTTTTCTGATAATTTTTCTTCATGGCTGAATCTGCTGATAATTTTCCCTTTTTTATCGATTAAAATCATTTGTGGAATATCAATAAGTCCGTATTGTCGGGCTATATTCCCATCCCATCCTTGAAGGTCAGACATTTGTGGCCAACTCATATTTAAACGTGTAATTCCTTTTTCCCAAGAATTTTTATCTTGGTCGAGTGAAATTCCTATAATTTCGAGATCATTGTAGAGTTTTTTATATAGTTTTACCAATTCCGCTATATCTCTATAGCAGGGAACAGACCAGCTCGACCAAAAATTAAGAAGAACATAATTCTTTTTACCCACATATTCAGATAATTTCATTTTTTCCCCTTTCGGAGTTATTCCTTGAACATCGGTATATTTTTCTCCTGGTTGAGTGTGTACATAAGCTCTGATTTGTTCCAGTCTTTTGTGGATGATACTGTCATTTCTTAAGGAGTCGGGAATGGCTTTTATGATCTTCTTTTGGTAACTTAAAGGGCAGGATATGTCTTCATAATGTTTATATAGGGTCTGACCAAATGTATTGTTTATGTTTTTAATAATTGTACGGGTAATGAGGTCGTTTATTTTTCTTTCGTTTTTCTGCTTTTTTCTATTTAGTTTTCTGTTTTCTTTTTTATATTGTTTGTAAGATAAGTTTCCTTTTTCCATCGATTGGTATATCGACTCGCGCTCATCGAAAAGAGCTATCTTTTTTATAATATAAGACTGATATAAATCTGTCAGGCGGCTTCCTGTAACCCGGTAATTATTTTGAGAGATTTCTATATTTAAGTTATTGGTATCTGTAAAAAACGGAATATTTATTATATTTTCCCCGCAATTGTCGAATAACTTTAAAATAACAATTTCATCTTTTTGTTCTATTTTACAGCTTATACAGAAAGTACCGTTGTCAATATTTGATTTTCCTATAATTGTAACCGGATTACAGGAAAATACCGATAATCTGGCTTCACCTGTTTGAATATTTCCCGATATGCTTCCGGTAATTATTATGTTTTTAAAGATCTGTCCGTTGGTGATGAATATTATTGACGTTAAAAAAAATATCGATAGGACGTATTTCTTAAAATTAACTTTTTGACTTACGCTGTAATTCATTGTATTTATAGTCTGGTTGTTCATAGAGTAAATGTTTTGGGGAATAGATAAAATGATTAAGTTATAAGAATGAAAGGATTTATTTTCTACTGAATATCCTTTATTTTTTTTACATGATTATTGATTGAAAAAGTATATGTTAAAGCCATTTATATGGTATTTGATTAATTAATTTCAACAAACATAAGAATTTATACTTACTAAATCAAATATATATGTTGTTTATCTAAATGTATAATGTAGTTGTGTGGTTTAATGATAATGTCTGTTTATTTTACACAATCTCTTATTAGATAGGTTTTATTTTTAATCTACAACTCGTTAAAAAGGGATGCAGTTTCTATATTTTAAAAATAAATCTTGAGAAAAGTTGTAAATGAAATGATTTCTGATTATTAAGAATTTTATTTTTTTAATATTGAATTTAATGTAAAAAATTACCCCCTTAAACATTCGTTTTAAGGGGGTATTTTTTTTAGTTGTCCTGGAAGGATTCGAACCCTCACAAGCGGAACCAGAATCCGATGTGCTACCGTTACACCACAGGACAATCACTTTTTTTGATTGCGATGCAAAGGTGCTATTTTTTTTGTTCGTAATGAAATTTTGCGCTGTTTTTTTCTATTCAATTAAGGTTTTTTTACAAGTTTATTTTCCTTCTTGAGGCAGTACAGATTCAATCTCTTGGTACGATTTATGCATTAATTCCTGAATATCATGTCCTTGTCCGTCGATAGGAAAAATGGGCTTATGAATAGTAAGGATCATTTTTCCCGGGGTAATTAAGTATGAGTTACGGGGTAAAACTTTAAATGAGCCGTCAATGGTGAGTGGAACTACAGGTAGATTGAGGTCTATTGCCAATTGATAAGCTCCTTTTTTGAAACGGTGAAGTTTCCCGTCGGTTGTACGCGAACCTTCGGGAAATACGACTACCGACATCCCGTCTTGTAAGGTTTTTTCAGCTTGTACGAGGGTTTCATGTATACTCTTGGGACCAGACCGGTCTACAAATATATGCCCGGCTGCTTCACAGGCTTTTCCCACGAATGGTATTTTTCGCAGACTCTTTTTCATCAGCCATTTAAAATTATGTCCTAAATAACCGTATATCAGAAAAATATCGTATGCGCCTTGATGATTGGCTACGAAAACATAGGATGTTTTTTTATCGATATTTTTCCGACCGCGAACTTCTACTTTAACTAGTGAAAAAATGCAGAATAGTTTAGACCAAATTCTCCCCGGATAATATCCCCAAAATCTGTTACTTCCGAGAAAAGATCCGATTATAGTTGTAATTGCAGTCAATAATGTAAGCACTAACAAGATAGGTAGTGCTATAAGCCATTGATAAAAGAAAAAGATCACTTTCATGAGTTGCGTCGTTTTTTTAGATTATACGGTTGATAGTGACGACAAAGTTAAGAAAAAATTCGAGACCTGGTGCTGAGGAAGAGTGGTTTGGATATGAATAATAAAATCTTACGAATCCGATATGATAACAATTTATAATATCGGATTATTTCCTTTGGTAAGTAATAATTGTATTATTTACAAACATTTTATAAGGTATTCAACTTTTCTTTTTATTTCTTTTTGAATGTAAGTTTATTGTAAAAATCATAATAGTTGGTGTTAGTTTCTGTTCTCAGATTGTAGTAGGGTGGTTGCATCGCCTATTTCATATAGAGAATTGATCACGGAGGAAATTTATACTCTATAAACTGGCGATTTCTTTTTTCAATACGGTTCTTTATTGTGTGAAGGATAAAAATTAATATGTATATATAAAGAGATATCTATGCATAGGAGTTAGTTTTGATCGTAAACAAAAACCCGGAACACTTTGTATTCCGGGTTTATAAAATATATAGAAGGACGTTTATTTTGTGGTTACTTCTATTTCGGGTGCAATGAGTTTATAACCTTTACCGTGTATGTTGATGATTTCGATAGAGGGATCATCTTTCAAGTGTTTCCGGAGTTTGGTAATATAAACGTCCATACTTCTCGCATTGAAGTAATTGTCGTCGATCCAGATCGTTTTCAGAGCAAAGTTACGTTCCAGAATCTCATTTACATGAGCGCAAAGCAGGCTCAATAATTCAGATTCTTTTGTGGTAAGTTTGGTTACTTTGTCGTCGATAGAAAGAACTTGTTTTTGTGTATCGAATTTAAAACGTCCGATCGTATAAGTCGTAACTTCTTTCCCTTTTTTACCTTTTACCCGACGCAGGATAGCTTCGATTCTGAATACGAGTTCTTCCATGCTGAATGGTTTGGTAATATAGTCGTCGGCTCCGATTTTGAAACCTTCGAGAATATCCTCTTTCAGTGATTTTGCTGTAAGGAATATGATGGGCACCTCACTGTTTACAGTACGAATTTCCTGAGCCAGTGTGAAACCGTCTTTCTTAGGCATCATCACGTCGAGTACACACAGATCGTATTTACCTTTTAAAAACGCTTTGTAACCGCTTTCACCATCAGAGAAAAGGTCGGCCGCATAACCTTTTGCAAGTAAATATTCTCTCAGTAACATACCAAGATTTTCATCATCTTCGCATAGCAGTATGCGCAATTTTTCTTCCATAATCATTTGTTTTTTATTAGAGGTAATGTAATTATAAATTTCGTTCCTACACCGAGTTCACTTTCGGCTCTTATGCTTCCTTTCAGATCTTTTACGATCTTATATACATAAGCTAAACCGAGACCGAACCCTTTTACGTTGTGAAGATTGCCGGTAGAAACCCGATAAAATTTATCGAATATCTTCTTTAAATCTTCTTTTTTTATCCCAATACCGTTATCCTGTACCGATATTTCTACTTTGTCGCCATCGACCAGTGTACGGATCATAAGCTCGAGCGGTACATCTTCCCGGGCATATTTAACGGCGTTATCCAGCAAATTGAAAATAACATTCGTAAAATGCATTTCATCTACCATGATGAGTGCGTCTTTTGTGTCGAGATCGGCATCGATTGTTCCTCCGAATTTCTCCACTTTAAGTTTAAAT
Above is a genomic segment from Coprobacter tertius containing:
- a CDS encoding PAS domain-containing hybrid sensor histidine kinase/response regulator, with product MSFEKEMSDLIEEQIFFAERVYFHLPIGMEIYDANGVLRKINNQAKNMYGVDDINMVIDKINLFDSPYMDEELEKKIKSGEDIVLEFEYDFDRVNKEYFATHNQNSMIYEVKVVSIKNKKDIIVGYMLLTNDVTNTKEAEYRTEESKRNLEMAMEAANMSSWVYDVYKKEFGSLHGEAIVKEYMTMEELQKMLHPQDRVSLSEIFTRLINKEIEQGCITVRVFNEQEMQYRYYESRMRLSDEHRGKLLIVGTQLDVTEKIQMAKNTKDLINKRALAMKVSNIVHWDFDVRTQKFESYNDPVNDYAFDKLLTIEEYLAVIHSEDRSFAFDGIQSMLSGKDLKVDFSCRIQTKYDHSWQYCNIIGVPFEYNDEGEVIRFTGFRQNISKLHNLNEELRERNYKMELTFKTVGMSYWDFDVESVQFRAFNDPVNDFHPDKPILPEDYLNAAHPDDTDAVRDNIECMTQGKIKDFSFQYRSRTKWNQDWQTLIITGIPVERNKKGQIIRYTGIAFNNTKWEKMAQELKDLKEKAELSDRLKSAFLANMSHEIRTPLNAIVGFSELMVNCDNQAEKDEYMSIIESNNELLLRLINDILDLSKIESGILERKRERFDLSKVCNELYTMILPKITNPNVRVEVNDNYSDCWVFLDRSRLKQVWMNYLINAVKCTHSGYIKLGYWEEDNGIRIFVEDSGTGIPDELQERVFGRFQKLNDFAQGTGLGLAITKAIVEAAGGKVGFTSTFGVGSTFWAWLPCEVKFTNNIENSETKNLRKDSFFTDTAPKNLKILVAEDNESNYLLVKRILKDYDLTHVVNGIEAIRKVLDEKFDLVIMDLKMPIMGGLEATRKIREFNPRIPIVALTANAFESDRVDAMEAGCNAFLTKPVKKEQLLELFS
- a CDS encoding mechanosensitive ion channel family protein, whose protein sequence is MLEKEILGNSLATWGISFLFILGAIVIVKLLTLFSKKVITPFISRTSNHLDDIVFYSIVPPIKFAILLLGIWIAIHKLVYPDNFVKIVDNSYRILIVLNITWFFARLFGGLLQEYWGRRSDGNTNKMMPVVKRTILVIVWIIGIVMALSNVGVNISALLGTLGIGGIAFALAAQDTVKNIFGAFTIFTDKPFSIGDTIRVDNLEGTVVDVGVRSTKILGYDRRITTLPNYKITDASIINISSEPMRRITVKLGLTYDTPPEKMKKALNILKALPQKVDNVSTNPSDITPNFTDYTDSALVITYYYYIIKGGDILKVSSDMNMAILESFNDAGLNFAFPTQTIYLNKGDSEKNAKDTSDTPQPITK
- a CDS encoding TlpA family protein disulfide reductase; this encodes MNNQTINTMNYSVSQKVNFKKYVLSIFFLTSIIFITNGQIFKNIIITGSISGNIQTGEARLSVFSCNPVTIIGKSNIDNGTFCISCKIEQKDEIVILKLFDNCGENIINIPFFTDTNNLNIEISQNNYRVTGSRLTDLYQSYIIKKIALFDERESIYQSMEKGNLSYKQYKKENRKLNRKKQKNERKINDLITRTIIKNINNTFGQTLYKHYEDISCPLSYQKKIIKAIPDSLRNDSIIHKRLEQIRAYVHTQPGEKYTDVQGITPKGEKMKLSEYVGKKNYVLLNFWSSWSVPCYRDIAELVKLYKKLYNDLEIIGISLDQDKNSWEKGITRLNMSWPQMSDLQGWDGNIARQYGLIDIPQMILIDKKGKIISRFSHEEKLSEKLTTLIK
- a CDS encoding lysophospholipid acyltransferase family protein; this translates as MKVIFFFYQWLIALPILLVLTLLTAITTIIGSFLGSNRFWGYYPGRIWSKLFCIFSLVKVEVRGRKNIDKKTSYVFVANHQGAYDIFLIYGYLGHNFKWLMKKSLRKIPFVGKACEAAGHIFVDRSGPKSIHETLVQAEKTLQDGMSVVVFPEGSRTTDGKLHRFKKGAYQLAIDLNLPVVPLTIDGSFKVLPRNSYLITPGKMILTIHKPIFPIDGQGHDIQELMHKSYQEIESVLPQEGK
- the rprY gene encoding response regulator transcription factor RprY, which produces MEEKLRILLCEDDENLGMLLREYLLAKGYAADLFSDGESGYKAFLKGKYDLCVLDVMMPKKDGFTLAQEIRTVNSEVPIIFLTAKSLKEDILEGFKIGADDYITKPFSMEELVFRIEAILRRVKGKKGKEVTTYTIGRFKFDTQKQVLSIDDKVTKLTTKESELLSLLCAHVNEILERNFALKTIWIDDNYFNARSMDVYITKLRKHLKDDPSIEIINIHGKGYKLIAPEIEVTTK